A stretch of Candidatus Omnitrophota bacterium DNA encodes these proteins:
- a CDS encoding type II toxin-antitoxin system mRNA interferase toxin, RelE/StbE family — protein MTSYKIRFTKEAVKDVKKLTPRLKQKLKTLLLDEVAASPYSGKKLIGDLEGFYSLRLTYKDRIIYSVDSKSRTVFIHKTRTHYGD, from the coding sequence GTGACGTCGTATAAAATCCGCTTTACCAAAGAAGCGGTTAAGGATGTTAAGAAACTGACGCCGAGGTTGAAACAAAAACTTAAAACCCTGCTCCTGGATGAGGTGGCGGCTTCTCCTTATTCGGGCAAGAAATTGATCGGCGATCTGGAAGGATTCTATTCACTGCGCCTCACTTATAAAGACCGTATCATCTATTCGGTCGATTCGAAAAGCCGCACGGTGTTCATCCACAAAACGCGAACCCATTATGGCGACTGA